The Pseudomonas parafulva genome includes a window with the following:
- the fliQ gene encoding flagellar biosynthesis protein FliQ: MTPEVAVDLFRDALWLTTLMVAVLVVPSLLVGLIVAMFQAATQINEQTLSFLPRLLVMLITLIVAGPWLVQKFIEYITTLYTNIPQLIG; the protein is encoded by the coding sequence ATGACGCCTGAAGTAGCCGTCGACCTGTTCCGCGACGCCCTGTGGCTGACCACGCTGATGGTCGCCGTGCTGGTGGTCCCCAGCCTGCTGGTGGGCCTGATCGTGGCCATGTTCCAGGCCGCCACCCAGATCAACGAGCAGACCCTGAGCTTTCTGCCGCGCCTGCTGGTGATGCTGATCACGCTGATCGTGGCCGGGCCGTGGCTGGTACAGAAGTTCATAGAGTACATCACTACCCTGTACACCAACATCCCCCAGCTCATCGGTTGA
- the fliP gene encoding flagellar type III secretion system pore protein FliP (The bacterial flagellar biogenesis protein FliP forms a type III secretion system (T3SS)-type pore required for flagellar assembly.), which produces MSAALRLLFTLALLLAAPLALAADPLSIPAITLSNGTDGQQEYSVSLQILLIMTALSFIPAFVILMTSFTRIIIVFSILRQALGLQQTPSNQILTGMALFLTLFIMAPVFDRINQTALQPYLNEQLTAQQAIDRAQGPLKDFMLAQTRQSDLDLFMRLSKRTDIASPDQVPLSILVPSFVTSELKTAFQIGFMIFIPFLIIDMVVASVLMAMGMMMLSPLIISLPFKIMLFVLVDGWALIMGTLASSFGGV; this is translated from the coding sequence ATGAGCGCAGCGCTGCGACTGTTGTTCACCCTGGCGCTGCTGTTGGCGGCGCCGTTGGCACTGGCTGCCGACCCGCTGTCGATTCCAGCCATCACCCTGTCCAACGGTACCGATGGGCAGCAGGAGTATTCGGTCAGCCTGCAGATCCTGTTGATCATGACGGCGCTGAGCTTCATTCCAGCGTTCGTCATCCTGATGACCAGCTTCACCCGGATCATCATCGTCTTTTCCATCCTGCGCCAGGCGCTGGGGCTGCAGCAGACGCCGTCGAACCAGATTCTGACCGGCATGGCGCTGTTCCTGACCCTGTTCATCATGGCGCCGGTGTTCGACCGCATCAACCAGACGGCCTTGCAGCCTTACCTGAACGAGCAGTTGACCGCCCAGCAGGCCATCGACCGTGCGCAGGGCCCGCTCAAGGACTTCATGCTGGCTCAGACCCGGCAGAGCGATCTGGACCTGTTCATGCGCCTGTCCAAGCGCACCGACATCGCCAGCCCCGACCAGGTGCCGCTGAGTATCCTGGTGCCGTCCTTCGTCACCTCGGAGCTCAAGACGGCCTTTCAGATCGGCTTCATGATCTTCATTCCGTTTCTGATCATCGACATGGTGGTGGCCAGCGTGCTCATGGCCATGGGCATGATGATGCTGTCGCCGCTGATCATCTCGTTGCCGTTCAAGATCATGCTGTTCGTGCTGGTCGATGGCTGGGCCTTGATCATGGGCACGCTGGCCAGCAGTTTCGGTGGTGTGTGA
- the fliO gene encoding flagellar biosynthetic protein FliO, producing MKARVRVIAAAAAALASQVCLAAATPAATPANPPGSLGGQLAQMVFGLLLVVGLIFLLAWLLRRMQGSAVKGSQVIDIIGSRAIGPRDRLLLVQVGKEQILIGHTPGSIEALHVLAEPVDVPQGARQATPEFAQRLMELMGKDPKDKTR from the coding sequence ATGAAGGCCAGGGTGCGCGTCATCGCAGCGGCGGCCGCGGCACTGGCCAGCCAGGTATGCCTGGCCGCCGCCACGCCTGCCGCGACACCGGCCAACCCGCCAGGAAGCCTGGGCGGGCAACTGGCCCAGATGGTCTTCGGCCTGCTGCTGGTGGTCGGGCTGATCTTCCTGCTCGCCTGGCTGCTGCGCCGGATGCAAGGCTCGGCGGTCAAGGGCAGTCAGGTGATCGACATCATCGGCAGCCGCGCTATCGGGCCGCGTGATCGGCTGCTATTGGTGCAGGTGGGCAAGGAACAGATCCTCATTGGTCATACACCCGGCAGCATCGAAGCGTTGCACGTGCTGGCCGAGCCTGTGGATGTACCTCAGGGGGCTCGCCAGGCGACGCCTGAGTTCGCCCAGCGGCTAATGGAACTGATGGGCAAGGACCCTAAGGACAAGACCCGATGA
- the fliN gene encoding flagellar motor switch protein FliN, whose translation MANENEITSPEDQALADEWAAALEETGAAGQADIDALLGDTSQNQGPGRLPMEEFASSPKPNANVSLEGPNLDVILDIPVSISMEVGSTEINIRNLLQLNQGSVIELDRLAGEPLDVLVNGTLIAHGEVVVVNEKFGIRLTDVISPSERIKKLR comes from the coding sequence ATGGCTAACGAAAACGAGATCACCTCTCCAGAGGACCAGGCGCTCGCCGATGAGTGGGCTGCTGCGCTGGAAGAAACCGGTGCGGCCGGCCAGGCCGACATCGATGCGCTGCTGGGCGATACCAGCCAGAATCAGGGGCCCGGTCGCTTGCCGATGGAAGAGTTCGCCAGCTCGCCCAAGCCCAATGCCAATGTCAGCCTCGAAGGCCCGAACCTGGATGTGATTCTCGACATCCCGGTGAGCATCTCGATGGAAGTGGGCAGCACCGAAATCAACATCCGCAACCTGCTGCAGCTCAACCAGGGTTCGGTGATCGAGCTGGACCGCCTGGCAGGCGAGCCCCTGGATGTGCTGGTCAATGGCACGCTGATCGCCCATGGCGAAGTGGTGGTGGTCAACGAGAAGTTCGGCATCCGCCTGACGGACGTGATCAGCCCCAGCGAACGCATCAAGAAGCTGCGTTGA
- the fliM gene encoding flagellar motor switch protein FliM, with protein sequence MAVQDLLSQDEIDALLHGVDDGLVQTESVSEPGSIKSYDLTSQDRIVRGRMPTLEMINERFARYTRISMFNLLRRSADVAVGGVQVMKFGEYVHSLYVPTSLNLVKIKPLRGTSLFILDAKLVFKLVDNFFGGDGRHAKIEGREFTPTELRVVRMVLDQCFIDLKEAWQAIMEVNFEYMNSEVNPAMANIVGPSEAVVVSTFHIELDGGGGDLHVTMPYSMIEPVREMLDAGFQSDLDDQDERWVKALREDVLDVAVPVTATVARRQLKLRDILHMQPGDVIPVELPEHLVLRANGVPAFKARLGSHKGNLALQIIDPVERR encoded by the coding sequence ATGGCCGTACAGGACCTGCTGTCCCAGGATGAGATCGATGCCCTGCTGCATGGCGTCGACGATGGCCTGGTGCAGACTGAAAGTGTATCCGAGCCCGGCAGTATCAAAAGCTATGACCTGACCAGTCAGGACCGTATTGTCCGGGGCCGCATGCCGACCTTGGAGATGATCAACGAGCGATTTGCCCGTTACACCCGCATCAGCATGTTCAACTTGCTGCGCCGCTCGGCCGATGTGGCCGTGGGCGGCGTGCAGGTGATGAAGTTCGGTGAGTACGTGCATTCGCTGTACGTGCCCACCAGCCTCAACCTGGTCAAGATCAAGCCGCTGCGCGGCACCTCGCTGTTCATCCTCGACGCCAAGCTGGTGTTCAAGCTGGTGGACAACTTTTTCGGCGGGGACGGCCGGCACGCCAAGATCGAAGGCCGCGAGTTCACCCCGACCGAGTTGCGCGTAGTGCGCATGGTGCTGGATCAGTGCTTCATCGACCTGAAGGAAGCCTGGCAGGCGATTATGGAGGTGAACTTCGAGTACATGAACTCCGAGGTCAACCCGGCCATGGCCAACATCGTCGGCCCCAGCGAGGCGGTGGTGGTGTCCACGTTCCATATCGAGCTCGACGGCGGCGGGGGCGACCTGCACGTGACCATGCCGTACTCGATGATCGAGCCGGTACGTGAAATGCTCGACGCCGGCTTCCAGTCCGACCTGGACGACCAGGACGAACGCTGGGTCAAGGCGCTGCGTGAGGACGTGCTTGATGTTGCCGTGCCGGTAACGGCCACGGTAGCCAGGCGTCAGCTCAAACTGCGGGATATCCTGCACATGCAGCCCGGGGACGTCATCCCGGTCGAGCTGCCCGAGCACCTTGTGCTGCGCGCCAACGGCGTGCCGGCATTCAAGGCGCGCCTGGGCTCGCACAAGGGCAACCTGGCGCTGCAGATCATCGACCCGGTCGAACGCCGCTGA
- the fliL gene encoding flagellar basal body-associated protein FliL — MANTEAVKDPAPKGKLKLILLAVGGLLVAVGISVGATWFIMHKSEPAPAEQEGASTTKPAAIYEALTPAFVVNFNQNGRQRYMQVSITLQGRNQADLDALKVHMPVIRNNLVMMFSGVGFETLASSSVGQEMLRQKATVVVQEVAQKEVGKPVIDQLLFTNFVLQ; from the coding sequence ATGGCGAATACCGAAGCAGTCAAAGACCCTGCCCCAAAAGGCAAACTCAAACTGATCCTCCTGGCCGTGGGTGGCCTGCTGGTGGCCGTGGGCATTTCCGTGGGCGCCACGTGGTTCATCATGCACAAGAGCGAGCCCGCCCCTGCTGAACAGGAAGGCGCCAGCACCACCAAGCCAGCGGCCATCTACGAAGCGCTTACGCCCGCGTTCGTGGTGAACTTCAACCAGAATGGTCGCCAGCGCTACATGCAGGTCAGCATCACCTTGCAGGGGCGCAATCAGGCTGACCTCGATGCCCTTAAAGTGCACATGCCGGTCATACGTAACAACCTGGTGATGATGTTCTCCGGGGTCGGCTTCGAGACCCTGGCCAGCAGCTCGGTCGGCCAGGAAATGCTGCGCCAGAAAGCGACCGTCGTGGTGCAGGAAGTTGCCCAGAAAGAAGTCGGCAAGCCTGTGATTGACCAGTTGCTGTTCACCAATTTCGTATTGCAGTAG
- a CDS encoding flagellar hook-length control protein FliK, producing MPVASNPLLQANIKADASRSASATAGKPQQTLGEQGDGFGQVMAKQGRDKVAGAADKPAASKAADKAEGTSSGKSKPVDKRAVADDGNGSPTEQASQADTGMRDASLVAGQVTDAQPGAQLIQAQAEAVAPVLQAANDQPPSEKAPDFDPAADALANLPTLRLALEHSAQAKGATSAHAVDPGQQQAQAASVNTLAQAGQVAEEASTDTGEKAFGALLEEGLKDTKGASSDTRIDDFASRLANLTQAATAKTANAVPVNPNPLQQPLSMNQNAWTEGLVNRVMYLSSQNLKSADIQLEPAELGRLNIRVNVAADQATQVTFISGHVGVRDTLDSQVHRLRELFAQQGLAQPDVNVADQSRGQQQHGQAAQGQGGSSLSGVAARAGEGSVDAAERERPAEQQVVIGDSAVDYYA from the coding sequence ATGCCTGTTGCATCCAACCCTTTGCTGCAAGCCAACATCAAGGCCGACGCATCCCGCTCTGCTAGCGCCACAGCCGGCAAACCCCAGCAGACACTGGGCGAGCAGGGCGATGGCTTCGGTCAGGTGATGGCCAAGCAGGGGCGTGACAAGGTTGCCGGTGCTGCAGACAAGCCTGCTGCGAGCAAGGCCGCTGACAAGGCTGAGGGGACCTCAAGCGGCAAAAGCAAGCCCGTTGACAAGCGCGCCGTTGCCGATGACGGCAATGGCTCGCCAACCGAGCAAGCTAGCCAGGCCGATACCGGCATGCGCGATGCCAGCCTGGTTGCCGGGCAGGTCACTGACGCGCAGCCTGGCGCCCAGTTGATCCAGGCCCAGGCCGAGGCAGTAGCGCCTGTCTTGCAGGCTGCCAATGACCAGCCGCCTTCCGAAAAAGCGCCTGACTTCGACCCTGCTGCCGATGCCCTGGCGAACCTGCCTACCCTGCGCCTGGCGCTGGAGCACAGTGCCCAGGCCAAGGGGGCCACCTCGGCCCATGCCGTAGACCCTGGCCAGCAGCAGGCTCAAGCTGCATCCGTCAATACCTTGGCGCAGGCGGGTCAGGTGGCCGAGGAAGCCTCCACCGACACCGGTGAAAAGGCCTTCGGCGCATTGCTCGAAGAAGGGTTGAAAGACACCAAGGGCGCCAGCAGCGATACCCGTATCGATGACTTCGCCAGCCGCCTGGCCAACCTCACCCAGGCCGCAACGGCCAAGACGGCCAACGCGGTGCCGGTGAACCCCAACCCGTTGCAGCAGCCGTTGTCGATGAACCAGAACGCGTGGACCGAGGGGCTGGTGAACCGGGTCATGTACCTGTCCAGCCAGAACCTCAAGTCGGCCGATATACAGCTCGAGCCTGCCGAGCTGGGGCGCTTGAACATCCGCGTCAACGTCGCCGCCGACCAGGCCACCCAGGTGACCTTCATCAGCGGCCACGTCGGTGTGCGCGATACGCTGGACAGCCAGGTGCACCGGCTGCGCGAACTCTTTGCCCAGCAGGGCCTGGCCCAGCCGGATGTCAATGTGGCCGACCAGTCGCGTGGTCAGCAGCAACACGGGCAGGCGGCGCAGGGGCAGGGGGGTAGTAGCCTGTCCGGCGTTGCTGCGCGGGCGGGTGAGGGTTCGGTCGACGCTGCCGAGCGGGAACGGCCTGCGGAGCAGCAGGTGGTGATCGGGGACAGCGCTGTGGATTATTACGCCTGA
- a CDS encoding Hpt domain-containing protein, whose amino-acid sequence MADMHIDHKVLSDLREIMEDGYLQLVQTFLDDSERRLGQLHAARSAVELGAAAHSFKGSSSNMGAVALATLCQELEDKARHPPLLGIEDLISRIDVEFAEVQRFYRAEHRRISAG is encoded by the coding sequence GTGGCTGACATGCATATCGACCACAAGGTACTCAGTGACCTGCGTGAAATCATGGAAGACGGCTATCTGCAGCTAGTGCAGACCTTCCTGGACGATTCTGAAAGGCGCCTTGGCCAACTTCACGCTGCCCGCAGCGCAGTTGAACTCGGCGCCGCCGCCCACAGTTTCAAAGGTAGCAGCAGCAACATGGGTGCCGTTGCGTTGGCAACCCTTTGCCAGGAACTCGAGGACAAGGCCCGCCATCCTCCGCTGCTGGGGATCGAAGACCTCATCAGCCGTATTGATGTGGAGTTTGCCGAAGTACAGCGCTTCTACCGGGCCGAACATCGTCGTATATCGGCCGGTTAG
- a CDS encoding fused response regulator/phosphatase, translated as MADELGLTVLVAEDGAADRLLLAQIVRRQGHQVFTVENGQQAVDVFKAQRPQLVLLDALMPVMDGFEAARQIKALAGEALVPIIFLTALNEEQALVRCLEAGGDDFLPKPYSAVILAAKIRAMDRLRRLQATVLDQRDQIARHHHHLLNEQRVAKAVFDKVAHSGCLDAPNIRFLQSPYALFNGDLMLAALTPSGDMRVLLGDFTGHGLPAAVGAMPLAEVFYGMTAKGYGMAQVLREMNAKLKRILPGDMFCCALLVNLSMQRGAVEVWNGGMPDGFVLAAEGQVLSALSSRHLPLGVLSAEQFDDQTEVWPLAPGERLLLMSDGVLETADDQERLFGEQRLRAVLADNRDPALLFDELLDALQRFGGPARDDVSLCEIRMLGAQLPQPMPVLPPDLGRCSAMDWSLSFDVRGESLRRFNPVPYLVQLLQEIHDLRSSAGTLYSVLSELYSNALEHGVLGLDARLKCDAPGFADYYQERARRLQVIEEGYVRIDLAVEPLAAGGRLKVEVRDSGDGFDVQQVLAQPLPERGLSGRGLALVRRLSTVARWTEGGRCAHVEFIW; from the coding sequence ATGGCTGATGAGCTTGGGTTGACCGTGCTGGTGGCTGAAGATGGCGCGGCCGATCGTCTGCTGTTGGCACAGATCGTCAGGCGCCAAGGGCATCAAGTGTTCACGGTGGAAAATGGCCAGCAAGCCGTGGACGTGTTCAAGGCACAACGCCCACAGCTGGTGCTGCTCGATGCGCTGATGCCGGTCATGGACGGCTTCGAGGCGGCGCGGCAGATCAAGGCCTTGGCTGGCGAAGCCCTGGTGCCCATCATTTTTCTCACGGCACTCAACGAAGAGCAGGCCCTGGTGCGGTGCTTGGAAGCCGGTGGTGATGATTTTCTGCCCAAGCCCTACAGCGCAGTCATTCTGGCAGCCAAGATTCGGGCCATGGACCGGCTGAGGCGGCTTCAGGCCACAGTGCTGGACCAGCGCGACCAGATAGCACGGCACCACCACCACTTGCTCAATGAACAGCGGGTGGCCAAAGCCGTGTTCGACAAGGTTGCCCATTCCGGCTGTCTGGATGCACCGAACATCCGCTTTTTACAATCGCCGTACGCGCTGTTCAACGGCGACCTGATGCTGGCCGCGCTCACGCCGTCCGGGGACATGCGCGTGCTGCTGGGGGATTTCACCGGGCACGGGCTGCCGGCTGCCGTGGGAGCCATGCCATTGGCTGAAGTGTTCTACGGCATGACGGCCAAGGGTTATGGCATGGCGCAAGTTTTGCGAGAGATGAATGCCAAGCTCAAGCGCATCCTGCCTGGCGACATGTTCTGCTGCGCACTGCTGGTCAACCTGAGCATGCAGCGCGGCGCAGTGGAGGTGTGGAATGGTGGCATGCCCGATGGCTTCGTGCTGGCTGCTGAGGGCCAGGTGTTGTCTGCGTTGAGTTCCCGGCACTTGCCGCTGGGGGTTCTGAGTGCCGAGCAATTCGACGACCAGACCGAAGTCTGGCCGCTGGCGCCGGGCGAGCGCCTGCTGTTGATGTCCGATGGGGTGCTGGAAACCGCCGACGATCAGGAGCGTTTGTTCGGGGAGCAACGCCTGCGGGCAGTACTGGCAGACAATCGCGATCCCGCGCTGTTGTTCGACGAGCTGCTCGACGCGCTGCAACGCTTCGGTGGGCCGGCGCGTGACGATGTCAGCTTGTGTGAGATACGCATGCTGGGTGCGCAGTTGCCGCAGCCCATGCCGGTGTTGCCTCCGGACCTGGGCCGCTGTAGCGCCATGGACTGGTCGCTCAGTTTCGATGTGAGGGGCGAAAGTCTGCGCCGTTTCAACCCGGTGCCCTACCTGGTGCAGTTGTTGCAGGAAATACACGACCTGCGTTCATCGGCCGGCACCCTCTACAGTGTGCTGAGCGAACTGTATTCCAATGCGCTTGAACATGGCGTGCTGGGGCTGGACGCTCGGCTCAAATGCGACGCGCCAGGCTTTGCCGATTACTATCAGGAGCGAGCCAGGCGCTTGCAGGTGATCGAGGAAGGTTACGTGCGCATCGATCTTGCAGTTGAACCGCTTGCCGCTGGTGGGCGTCTGAAAGTGGAGGTCAGGGACAGCGGCGATGGGTTCGACGTGCAGCAGGTGCTTGCGCAGCCGTTGCCAGAGCGAGGCCTCAGTGGCCGAGGACTGGCATTGGTCAGGCGCCTCTCTACGGTGGCGCGCTGGACAGAGGGCGGGCGCTGTGCGCACGTTGAGTTCATCTGGTGA
- a CDS encoding STAS domain-containing protein, giving the protein MAVETDVSQDGKKLTITIKGRFDFGKHQAFREAYERQPSRPDAVIVDLQEVTYLDSSALGMLLLLRDHVGGDAADVRVVHANCDVRKILAISNFDKLFDIS; this is encoded by the coding sequence ATGGCAGTGGAAACCGATGTCTCGCAGGACGGTAAAAAGCTGACGATCACGATCAAGGGACGTTTCGATTTCGGCAAGCACCAGGCCTTTCGCGAGGCCTACGAACGCCAGCCAAGCCGCCCTGACGCGGTCATCGTCGACTTGCAGGAGGTGACCTACCTCGACAGCTCGGCATTGGGCATGCTCCTGCTGTTGCGCGATCATGTCGGCGGGGACGCGGCGGATGTGCGGGTCGTCCATGCCAATTGCGATGTACGCAAGATCCTCGCCATCTCCAATTTCGACAAGCTCTTCGACATCAGTTGA
- the fliJ gene encoding flagellar export protein FliJ, whose protein sequence is MALPGRAARLAPVVDMAEEAERKAAQRLGHFQQQVVTAQAKLTELERFREDYQQQWLNRGGQGVDGNWLVNYQRFLGQLETAMTQQRQSLTWHQNNLANARDTWQQAYARVEGLRKLVQRYMDEARRAEDKREQRLLDELSQRLPRQGPL, encoded by the coding sequence ATGGCACTGCCCGGACGTGCGGCGCGCCTGGCTCCCGTGGTGGACATGGCCGAGGAAGCCGAGCGCAAGGCGGCCCAGCGTCTGGGCCATTTCCAGCAGCAGGTGGTCACGGCCCAGGCCAAGCTGACGGAACTGGAGCGCTTTCGCGAGGATTATCAACAGCAGTGGCTCAACCGGGGTGGCCAGGGTGTTGACGGGAACTGGCTGGTCAACTACCAGCGCTTTCTCGGCCAGCTGGAAACGGCCATGACCCAACAGCGCCAGAGCCTCACCTGGCACCAGAACAATCTCGCCAACGCCCGCGACACCTGGCAGCAGGCGTATGCGCGGGTAGAGGGCCTGCGCAAGCTGGTGCAGCGCTATATGGACGAGGCTCGGCGCGCCGAGGACAAGCGCGAGCAGCGCCTGCTCGACGAATTGTCCCAGCGGCTGCCGCGCCAGGGGCCGTTGTAG